The following coding sequences are from one Streptomyces sp. NBC_01485 window:
- a CDS encoding DUF6406 domain-containing protein, with protein sequence MSCPGWRAARVGRPLLVDLVVVVDGVETDHSLEPADVFLVQDQEWRVDRSRTRFPVRELDGCACPGRMTGDASKSDAGSSKLSGAPFGALWRAGGLPCGNVTLLCWSVTFPRRVHPSPARAHRSTS encoded by the coding sequence ATGTCTTGCCCCGGGTGGAGGGCCGCTCGTGTTGGCCGGCCACTGCTGGTTGACCTGGTCGTCGTAGTCGACGGTGTCGAGACGGACCACTCGCTGGAGCCAGCCGACGTCTTTCTGGTGCAGGACCAGGAATGGAGGGTGGACCGGTCGAGAACTCGATTCCCCGTCCGGGAACTGGACGGTTGCGCTTGCCCGGGTCGGATGACTGGCGACGCGTCCAAGAGCGACGCCGGGTCTTCGAAGTTGAGCGGTGCACCCTTCGGCGCGCTGTGGAGAGCCGGGGGGCTTCCCTGTGGAAATGTGACACTTCTGTGCTGGAGTGTCACATTTCCGCGTCGTGTCCACCCGTCCCCAGCTCGCGCGCACCGCTCAACTTCGTAG
- a CDS encoding DUF397 domain-containing protein, with protein sequence MPELKWQKSSYSGGPEGNCLYLAPTPHGTIRLRESDTPDIILATTQEALTALLRHAKAQQTWT encoded by the coding sequence ATGCCCGAACTGAAGTGGCAGAAGTCGTCGTACAGCGGCGGCCCGGAAGGCAACTGCCTCTACCTCGCCCCCACCCCCCACGGAACGATCCGCCTCCGCGAAAGCGACACCCCGGACATCATCCTGGCCACCACTCAGGAGGCCCTGACCGCCCTCCTGCGGCACGCCAAGGCGCAGCAGACATGGACGTAG
- a CDS encoding helix-turn-helix domain-containing protein, whose protein sequence is MGLRTTISERQRRLGFELKHLREQAGLTAGEAAGRISMGRVQLSQIETAKTSILTPRLRELCDLYGCTDKAYIESLVALSESTGRGWWRAYRKHMGPNALNLAELESEAVAIRTHEPLFIPGLFQTPAYTRAIFTSPDLGFANIEEGLRFRMERQHILTRDEPPTVHAVIHESALHMRFGGDDVVREQLLRLIELARLPNVTIQIYPFSAQAQAALTGNFAHIVPAEPKLGTVVVEQLLGAHYLVQPCQLSEYDALFARIAKYALAPIDVSLAPETHSVKDSLALIQHLLYTL, encoded by the coding sequence GTGGGACTGCGCACGACCATCAGCGAGCGTCAGCGGCGACTCGGCTTCGAACTCAAACACCTGCGCGAACAGGCGGGTTTGACGGCTGGTGAGGCGGCCGGGCGGATCAGCATGGGCCGGGTCCAACTGAGTCAGATCGAGACCGCCAAGACGAGCATCCTGACCCCGCGACTGCGCGAGCTCTGCGACCTCTACGGTTGTACAGATAAGGCGTACATTGAATCCCTGGTCGCCCTGTCCGAGTCGACCGGCAGAGGCTGGTGGCGGGCGTACCGCAAGCACATGGGGCCCAACGCCCTCAATCTGGCCGAACTCGAATCAGAGGCCGTGGCCATCAGGACGCACGAGCCGCTGTTCATCCCGGGCCTCTTCCAGACCCCCGCCTACACGCGCGCCATCTTCACCAGCCCGGACCTGGGCTTCGCGAACATCGAGGAGGGACTGCGGTTTCGCATGGAACGGCAGCACATCCTGACGCGCGACGAACCGCCGACCGTCCATGCCGTCATCCACGAGTCGGCGCTGCACATGCGGTTCGGCGGTGACGATGTCGTACGGGAGCAGTTGCTGCGGCTGATCGAGCTGGCACGCCTGCCCAACGTGACGATCCAGATCTACCCGTTCAGCGCTCAGGCACAGGCCGCACTCACCGGCAACTTCGCACACATCGTCCCCGCCGAACCGAAGTTGGGCACGGTGGTGGTCGAACAACTGCTGGGCGCCCACTACTTGGTGCAGCCGTGCCAACTCTCGGAGTACGACGCCCTGTTCGCCCGCATCGCGAAGTACGCCCTCGCCCCCATCGACGTATCGTTGGCCCCCGAGACTCACTCGGTGAAGGACTCGTTGGCCTTGATCCAGCACCTGCTCTACACCCTCTGA
- a CDS encoding ATP-binding protein, with amino-acid sequence MNPARRAAHRTAQLAWEYSLFAPADVTSPRVCRDFVRAVLFTHDKESLVMPAALCTSELVTNVHLHTKGTAMLRIRLTPTGLRVSVFDESPDPPVVAYPVGGAVACWGRGLALVEEMADVWGVAEERAGRYAKGVWFELGGDGRSFLRRSNG; translated from the coding sequence ATGAACCCAGCTCGCCGTGCCGCCCACCGGACAGCTCAACTCGCCTGGGAATACAGCCTGTTCGCCCCGGCCGACGTCACCTCGCCGCGCGTGTGCCGGGACTTCGTGCGCGCCGTTCTCTTCACCCACGACAAGGAGTCCCTGGTCATGCCGGCGGCCCTGTGTACCTCGGAGCTCGTCACGAACGTGCACCTGCACACCAAGGGCACCGCCATGCTCCGTATCCGGCTGACGCCGACCGGTCTGCGGGTCAGCGTCTTCGACGAGAGTCCTGACCCGCCTGTCGTGGCGTACCCCGTCGGCGGGGCGGTGGCCTGTTGGGGGAGGGGGCTCGCGCTCGTCGAGGAGATGGCGGATGTGTGGGGGGTCGCGGAGGAGAGGGCGGGGCGGTATGCGAAGGGGGTGTGGTTCGAGTTGGGCGGGGACGGTAGATCGTTTCTTCGTCGCTCGAACGGGTGA
- a CDS encoding Uma2 family endonuclease: MTALAHERPETMPETKTAPQDLPDNGPGLDEVVWQAWKAMELPEGYRAEIIEGAIEVSPTGRYSHSQIIFLLKEALGDFLRSGDFAALHDTNIIHEGSAWIPDLFVVARDPERYVTDDGLGLTAAAVRVIFEVVSPGKRNQDRDHVRKRREYARAGIPVYVLIDDYDDQGAVTLFTGPQADKADWEDVHRVPYGTDVIVPKGPAKGFVVGEAITGPKRG; the protein is encoded by the coding sequence ATGACCGCTCTTGCGCACGAGAGGCCCGAGACGATGCCTGAGACCAAGACCGCGCCTCAGGACCTGCCCGACAACGGGCCCGGCCTCGACGAGGTCGTGTGGCAGGCATGGAAGGCCATGGAACTCCCCGAGGGCTACCGCGCTGAGATCATCGAGGGAGCCATCGAGGTGTCGCCCACCGGCCGCTATTCGCACAGCCAGATCATCTTCCTGCTGAAGGAGGCGCTGGGAGACTTCCTCAGGAGCGGGGACTTCGCCGCCCTGCACGACACCAACATCATCCACGAGGGCTCGGCGTGGATTCCCGACCTGTTCGTCGTCGCCAGGGACCCCGAGCGCTACGTGACCGATGACGGCCTCGGCCTCACCGCTGCCGCGGTTCGGGTGATCTTCGAAGTCGTTTCCCCCGGCAAGCGCAACCAGGACCGCGACCACGTCCGTAAGCGTCGCGAATACGCCCGCGCCGGTATCCCCGTCTACGTCCTCATCGACGACTACGACGACCAGGGTGCCGTCACCCTCTTCACCGGGCCTCAGGCTGACAAGGCCGACTGGGAGGACGTCCACCGCGTCCCCTACGGCACCGACGTGATCGTCCCCAAAGGCCCCGCCAAGGGGTTCGTCGTCGGTGAGGCGATCACCGGGCCCAAGCGGGGCTGA
- a CDS encoding WhiB family transcriptional regulator — MASHTVLHARPTRGPVRGPGAHIPDAALPCQRRPDVFQHPLLEASTDIPDTPPEQRHQHLVLLRTARDLCASCPLWAECLQDAIAHAEPYGYAAATTLEDRRWIRRALAVGDPNGNLPTHTTDAAGSATGSGSGTGDTSRRLLRLRSRTTDAAARHAAERGLPELERILDAFDARQEQLATLRRELPAIPRQLHEHTTTQGTHRHPLPHPHAHPESRNEDMAAAESGQRIAFSYDDPAQAVRQALLAPLIRSALPTLDSLEQLVTMLASVPGGGIAPELPENLRAVRKAVEALETLTTPAPERSQGTRDPAVPALPATDTGNPLRALTGSVSVELATTDPVAALRRDFLEPLLRELASSLANIEKVTTMLAATSDADEVHLEPIRTALQGIRARLPHPTTPNTTAGPGTRTGTGMRTGTPSTPTPPATPSIRAAVETVAATFPGPFSARDVLRALPPGVYGDPSKTISNVLSALVKSGRLQRLARGTYARTVNVAVDVPEQDEAKSA, encoded by the coding sequence ATGGCCAGCCATACGGTGCTGCACGCGCGGCCGACGCGCGGACCGGTACGGGGGCCGGGAGCCCACATACCGGACGCCGCCCTGCCCTGCCAGCGCCGACCGGACGTCTTCCAGCACCCGCTCCTCGAGGCGTCGACGGACATCCCGGACACCCCGCCCGAACAGCGCCACCAGCACCTGGTCCTGCTCCGCACCGCCCGTGACCTGTGCGCTTCCTGCCCGCTGTGGGCGGAATGCCTCCAGGACGCCATCGCCCACGCCGAGCCCTACGGCTACGCGGCCGCGACCACCCTGGAAGACCGCCGCTGGATCCGCCGCGCCCTCGCCGTCGGCGACCCGAACGGCAACCTGCCCACCCACACGACGGACGCCGCCGGCTCCGCAACCGGCTCGGGCTCCGGCACCGGCGACACATCCCGCCGTCTGCTCCGCCTGCGCTCCCGTACGACCGACGCGGCTGCCCGCCACGCCGCCGAGCGCGGCCTGCCCGAACTGGAGCGGATACTCGACGCGTTCGACGCCCGCCAGGAGCAACTGGCCACGCTACGACGCGAGTTGCCCGCAATCCCGAGGCAGTTGCACGAGCACACCACCACACAGGGCACCCACAGACACCCCCTCCCCCACCCGCACGCACACCCGGAAAGCAGGAACGAGGACATGGCAGCGGCCGAGTCCGGGCAGCGGATCGCCTTCTCGTACGACGATCCCGCCCAGGCCGTACGACAGGCTCTGCTGGCCCCCCTGATCCGCTCGGCCCTGCCCACGCTGGACAGCCTGGAGCAGTTGGTCACGATGCTGGCGAGCGTGCCCGGCGGCGGCATCGCACCGGAACTGCCGGAGAACCTCCGCGCGGTACGGAAGGCAGTGGAGGCACTGGAGACACTGACGACACCGGCCCCGGAGCGCAGCCAGGGCACCCGCGATCCCGCTGTGCCCGCCCTGCCCGCCACGGACACCGGCAACCCCCTGCGCGCCCTGACCGGCTCGGTCTCCGTCGAACTCGCCACCACCGACCCGGTGGCGGCCCTGCGCCGCGACTTCCTGGAACCCCTGCTGCGCGAACTCGCCTCCTCCCTCGCCAACATCGAGAAGGTGACGACCATGCTGGCCGCGACCTCGGACGCCGACGAGGTCCACCTGGAGCCGATCCGCACCGCGCTACAGGGCATCCGCGCCCGCCTCCCACACCCGACCACCCCCAACACAACAGCAGGGCCGGGAACGAGGACGGGGACGGGTATGAGGACAGGCACCCCCTCCACACCCACACCCCCCGCCACCCCCAGCATCCGAGCCGCCGTGGAAACGGTCGCGGCGACGTTCCCGGGCCCCTTCTCCGCCCGCGACGTCCTGCGCGCACTCCCGCCCGGCGTCTACGGCGACCCCTCGAAGACGATCAGCAACGTCCTGTCCGCCCTGGTCAAGTCGGGCCGCCTGCAACGCCTCGCCCGAGGCACGTACGCTCGCACGGTGAACGTCGCCGTGGACGTCCCCGAACAGGACGAGGCGAAGAGCGCCTGA